In the genome of Pseudobacteriovorax antillogorgiicola, the window GAATAGCATACCGTTTCATGAAAGTTAGCTAGCTAAAACTTCATTGGGATTAAAAAATAATATGGAATCGTTTGCGAATAAAGAAGCAGGAATACCCCTAAGCAACAACCTTGAGTTTTTTAGCGAGAGAATTAGCTTTCTCAAATTTAGGGTCGATACGTAGACATTTTCGAATGAACTTTTGAGCGCTCTCGTGATCGCGCATTTTATAGTAGCAAAGGGAAATATTAAAAAAGACCTGAACCTTGTAGCGATCAGTTTTTAGAGCTTTTAATGCCGTTTTGTATAGCTCCAAGGCGGTTTCCATCTCGCCCTCTTGCACTTTGGAAACGGCTACATTGTTAAAAATGCTAGCTGATTCTTCTTCTGATAAACTCGATTTAAACAGAGACAGTGCTGACTCCAACTGCCCATCTTCGAGCATCACCTGACCGGATCGTCGATCGGCTTCAAGAGCAACGTCCGAATCGGAAGACTTAGCTTGCTGGTAATAGGAAAGCGCCTTGGTCACATCACCCTTACCATAGAACGCATCGCCCAATAGTAACAAGCGATCTGGGTTCTTTGGACTGAGTATATTAGCCTTCTCTAAAATTTGAGTGGCATGCTCTAAGTTGCCCTGTTTCATAAGACTACGGGACAACAGATTCATTGCTCTAACGTTGTGTGGCTCCTTATGAAGCACATCGCGGGAGTAATGGGCTGACTTATCATACTCCTCCTCGCGAAGGCACAGGGCTCCGAATTCTAACTGAACGTTGGTTTCGTTAGGATACTTTTTTATGGCATCCATGATTTCATTATCAATGTCT includes:
- a CDS encoding tetratricopeptide repeat protein encodes the protein MELEISRRNVLAISNDNQNKNFIRKALAMANYKVSFISSMMEVGDAIFQFKPAGLVHDWAAVDEGQARHFHLKFTQKEIGRGVVRIILVPEVTTEMIVFSYDAMVEKVMSYSNAALNLGSELDQLYYKQDSTDIPNLLTRIRFSGQYSQQDIDNEIMDAIKKYPNETNVQLEFGALCLREEEYDKSAHYSRDVLHKEPHNVRAMNLLSRSLMKQGNLEHATQILEKANILSPKNPDRLLLLGDAFYGKGDVTKALSYYQQAKSSDSDVALEADRRSGQVMLEDGQLESALSLFKSSLSEEESASIFNNVAVSKVQEGEMETALELYKTALKALKTDRYKVQVFFNISLCYYKMRDHESAQKFIRKCLRIDPKFEKANSLAKKLKVVA